DNA from ANME-2 cluster archaeon:
AGTGAGAATATCCTTGCAAAAGATTGGAACAGCCAAGAGGAAGATGAAGCATGGAAAGACCTGTAAAGGGCGATATTGTTGTAATTCCTTTTCCGTTTTCAGATCTAAGTGCTTCCAAGAAAAGACCTGCACTGGTCGTGGCCAACTTGACCGGGGATGATGTGATTCTCAGTCAGATAACGAGTGCGGCGAAAAACGATCAATATTCCATATTGCTTGCGAAAAACGATTTTAACGCAGGCAACCTAAAGGTGGAAAGCAGGATTCGACCAAACCGGCTCTTCACAGCTGACAAATCAATAGTAGAATACAGAGCAGGAACTTTAAAGAAGGAAAAAATGAAAGAGGTCGAACAAAAGCTTATCAGCATATTTACCCAATAACATCTTTCATCTTTGACTTTGAGGAACATCACCCTACGTTCAGCTCAACTTTTTCCTCTACC
Protein-coding regions in this window:
- a CDS encoding type II toxin-antitoxin system PemK/MazF family toxin, which produces MERPVKGDIVVIPFPFSDLSASKKRPALVVANLTGDDVILSQITSAAKNDQYSILLAKNDFNAGNLKVESRIRPNRLFTADKSIVEYRAGTLKKEKMKEVEQKLISIFTQ